The proteins below are encoded in one region of Amycolatopsis acidiphila:
- a CDS encoding cysteine hydrolase family protein, whose protein sequence is MPVRGLDRGERAALVINECQNGMVNAEHSDNGGLVGEIARRGVLARIAGLADACREAGMLVVHSTIVLRPDGVGTQASSLLLGALRKRGACVEGKPAAEIHPRLTPRPEDYVSRRLHGLSPFHGTELEAVLREREVRSVIVTGVSTNVGIPGACLEALNRGLTAIVPTDAIAGSSREIHDFQVAHTLPLLATVTTSDEVISALRKERA, encoded by the coding sequence ATGCCCGTCCGCGGTCTGGATCGTGGCGAGCGCGCCGCGCTCGTCATCAACGAATGCCAGAACGGCATGGTCAACGCCGAGCACAGCGACAACGGCGGGCTCGTCGGCGAGATCGCCCGGCGCGGTGTGCTCGCCCGGATCGCCGGGCTCGCCGACGCCTGCCGGGAGGCGGGCATGCTCGTCGTGCACTCGACGATCGTGCTGCGGCCCGACGGCGTCGGCACGCAGGCGTCCAGCCTCCTGCTCGGCGCCCTGCGCAAGCGCGGCGCCTGCGTCGAGGGCAAACCGGCGGCCGAGATCCATCCCCGGCTGACACCGCGGCCCGAGGACTACGTTTCCCGGCGGCTGCACGGGCTTTCGCCCTTCCACGGCACCGAGCTCGAGGCGGTGCTGCGGGAACGGGAGGTCCGCAGCGTCATCGTGACCGGCGTCTCCACCAACGTCGGCATCCCCGGCGCCTGTCTCGAGGCGCTCAACCGCGGCCTCACCGCGATCGTGCCCACGGACGCGATCGCGGGCAGTAGCAGGGAGATCCACGACTTCCAGGTCGCCCACACCCTTCCACTGCTGGCCACCGTCACGACCAGCGACGAGGTGATCTCCGCACTGCGCAAGGAAAGGGCGTAG
- a CDS encoding acyl-CoA dehydrogenase family protein has translation MALAITDEHAELAGVVRSFAVDQGLRVAARGALDSRQAGDPGPLWKQLGELGWVGLHLPEEFGDSGYGLPELAVVLEGLGTELVPGPFVPTTAASALIAEVGSPAQRAALLPGLAGGSVRASLALDGEAGPALGAAWAGLHLFRRGEDIVVVRGGQAEPLGGLDPSLGVARLDLAGATEEAVLPGAAPAALNTPVPRVTGGGD, from the coding sequence ATGGCACTGGCCATCACCGACGAACACGCCGAGCTGGCCGGGGTCGTCCGGTCGTTCGCGGTCGACCAGGGATTGCGCGTCGCCGCACGCGGTGCGCTGGATTCGCGCCAGGCCGGCGATCCGGGTCCACTGTGGAAGCAGCTCGGCGAGCTGGGCTGGGTGGGTCTGCACCTGCCCGAGGAGTTCGGTGATTCGGGATACGGATTACCCGAGCTGGCCGTCGTGCTCGAAGGGCTCGGCACCGAGCTGGTGCCCGGCCCGTTCGTGCCCACGACCGCGGCGTCGGCGCTGATCGCGGAAGTCGGCTCGCCCGCACAGCGGGCGGCGTTGCTGCCCGGGCTCGCGGGCGGCTCGGTCCGCGCGTCGCTGGCGTTGGACGGGGAAGCAGGGCCGGCGCTCGGCGCAGCGTGGGCCGGGCTGCACCTGTTCCGCCGCGGCGAGGACATCGTCGTCGTGCGGGGCGGGCAGGCGGAGCCGCTCGGCGGGCTGGACCCGTCGCTCGGGGTCGCCCGGCTCGACCTGGCGGGCGCGACCGAGGAGGCCGTGCTGCCCGGGGCGGCGCCGGCGGCGCTGAACACGCCGGTACCGAGGGTGACCGGAGGTGGCGACTAG
- a CDS encoding acyl-CoA dehydrogenase family protein, whose translation MKATTPGDHEFREEVRTWLAENVPAEPQPVAIQEMREFDLNWQRTQYDGGWAGISWPAEYGGRGMTLTQQLIWYEEYALANGPDVGVNFVGLNHGGPTLIARGDDAQKSFHLPRILRGEAVWCQGFSEPEAGSDLASLRTRAVLDGDELVVTGQKIWTSYADAADYQELLVRTDSTGSKHQGITWVIADMRAPGIEVRPLRTPARDRHFAEVFYDDVRIPLSNVVGALDQGWSVAMSTLGFERGSAFMADQLALHRRLEQLIELAGEVTGPDGRRPALADDEIARRLADARAEVAALRAMTYAAVSRNARRPTPGPEGSIVKLYFAEIRQSLLRLTMDVLGPRGLTFVHRHEPDGHTGAYLYSLAASIGGGTSEVQRTIIGERVLGLPR comes from the coding sequence ATGAAAGCCACCACCCCCGGAGACCACGAGTTCCGCGAAGAGGTCCGTACCTGGCTCGCCGAGAATGTGCCCGCCGAACCGCAACCCGTTGCGATCCAAGAGATGCGTGAGTTCGACCTGAACTGGCAGCGGACGCAGTACGACGGCGGGTGGGCCGGGATCTCCTGGCCCGCCGAGTACGGCGGGCGCGGTATGACGCTGACCCAGCAGCTGATCTGGTATGAGGAATACGCGCTCGCGAACGGCCCGGACGTGGGGGTGAACTTCGTCGGCCTCAACCACGGCGGGCCCACCCTGATTGCCCGCGGCGACGACGCGCAGAAGAGCTTCCACCTGCCCCGGATCCTGCGTGGCGAGGCGGTGTGGTGCCAGGGCTTCTCCGAACCGGAGGCCGGCTCGGACCTCGCCTCGCTGCGCACCCGCGCGGTCCTCGACGGCGACGAGCTGGTGGTCACCGGCCAGAAGATCTGGACGAGCTACGCCGACGCCGCCGACTACCAGGAACTGCTGGTGCGCACCGATTCCACGGGTTCGAAGCACCAGGGCATCACGTGGGTGATCGCCGACATGCGGGCGCCGGGCATCGAGGTCCGGCCGCTGCGCACCCCGGCGCGGGACCGGCATTTCGCGGAGGTGTTCTACGACGACGTGCGTATCCCGCTGAGCAACGTCGTCGGCGCCCTCGACCAGGGCTGGAGCGTGGCGATGTCCACTTTGGGCTTCGAGCGCGGCTCCGCGTTCATGGCCGACCAGCTGGCCCTGCACCGGCGACTGGAGCAGCTGATCGAGCTGGCGGGCGAGGTCACCGGCCCCGACGGCCGCCGCCCCGCGCTGGCGGACGACGAGATCGCCCGCCGCCTCGCCGACGCCAGGGCCGAGGTCGCCGCGCTGCGTGCGATGACCTACGCCGCCGTGTCCCGCAACGCCCGCCGGCCCACGCCAGGGCCGGAGGGCTCGATCGTCAAGCTGTACTTCGCCGAGATCCGGCAGAGCCTGCTGCGGCTGACCATGGACGTGCTCGGGCCGCGGGGCCTGACCTTCGTGCACCGGCACGAACCGGACGGCCACACCGGCGCCTACCTCTATAGCCTGGCCGCCTCGATCGGCGGCGGCACCTCCGAGGTCCAGCGGACCATCATCGGCGAGCGTGTACTCGGTCTCCCCCGCTGA
- a CDS encoding acyl-CoA dehydrogenase family protein, translating to MDLLPSADQLEMADAIEQFLRRRLSVPQLRERMGEPAPDHAWTEAAELGVFSLGLPEEAGGAGCPAVEEALVFRVLGRHLAPPGFLGTVLAARVAHARGDKELRDELAAGARRVAVAIPAGVVDLPGAVHVLAPGPDLVGVAELNVGQRLDCLDPTVTLTEVTGWPPAGEPPPGERIDLLGRLLVAAMLTGIADAALEAGVAYARERVQFGRPIGTNQAIKHRCADMAMRSEAAGSLLLYAALALRDNRGDADFQVAAAKRIATQAAYENTRANVQIHGGMGFTWEHDAHLLLTRTHLLDQLFGDVRHQQAALLATAPAIP from the coding sequence GTGGATCTGCTCCCGTCGGCGGACCAGCTGGAGATGGCGGACGCGATCGAGCAGTTCCTCCGCCGGCGGCTGTCCGTCCCGCAGCTGCGGGAGCGGATGGGCGAACCCGCGCCGGACCATGCCTGGACCGAAGCCGCCGAACTGGGCGTGTTCTCGCTCGGGCTGCCCGAGGAGGCGGGCGGCGCCGGCTGCCCGGCCGTCGAGGAGGCGCTGGTGTTCCGCGTGCTCGGCAGGCACCTCGCGCCACCCGGCTTCCTCGGCACGGTGCTCGCGGCCCGCGTCGCACACGCCCGTGGCGACAAGGAACTGCGCGACGAGCTGGCCGCGGGCGCGCGGCGGGTGGCCGTGGCGATCCCGGCCGGGGTCGTCGACCTGCCAGGCGCTGTGCACGTACTGGCACCGGGACCGGATCTCGTCGGCGTGGCGGAGCTGAACGTGGGCCAGCGGCTCGACTGTCTCGACCCGACGGTCACCCTCACCGAGGTCACCGGCTGGCCGCCCGCCGGCGAGCCGCCGCCGGGTGAACGGATCGACCTGCTCGGCCGCCTGCTGGTCGCGGCGATGCTGACCGGGATCGCCGACGCCGCCCTCGAGGCCGGGGTCGCCTACGCCCGGGAGCGGGTCCAGTTCGGCCGTCCCATCGGCACCAACCAGGCGATCAAGCACCGCTGCGCGGACATGGCGATGCGCAGCGAGGCGGCCGGCTCACTGCTGCTGTACGCCGCGCTGGCGCTGCGGGACAACCGCGGGGACGCCGACTTCCAGGTCGCCGCGGCGAAACGCATCGCGACACAGGCGGCCTACGAGAACACCCGGGCCAACGTGCAGATCCACGGCGGGATGGGGTTCACCTGGGAACACGACGCGCATCTGCTGCTGACCCGCACGCATCTGCTCGACCAGCTCTTCGGCGACGTCCGGCACCAGCAGGCCGCGCTCCTCGCCACCGCGCCGGCCATCCCCTAG
- a CDS encoding phosphotransferase family protein → MSFVRTVGSALALPAEITRWIEEPTGFPIAAADRIPGGGMRQGWFVDPREAGGAVRELFLRYSPQPESSAFHALATEAQVIQALHRAGARVPAVHAVHPEREAVLLDRMPGATWFYRIGDPAEQVRVAQDFIRQLSFVHRLGALDIPALGPARSAREHALERIEAIRERASAPDGTMDPLVRLSADWLERHVPDYDGPLVLVQGDTGPGNFLYQDGRVSAVLDWELCHWGDPMDDIAWLSLRTVQDTFTHLPDRLAEYTELTGFPVDPERVWYYRVFAETTMATLRPKETGHAQPHDAGNRLLYTQLHRRLWLEALNVVLGLDLRRPEPPVPAEPEPWHRFYHDALGMLRTVAPRIDDPLAAQWTKGVARLLRYLKETDASGRVEASRERARLSALLGDPVESVAAGRAGLAQAHQRGAVTDEQLLRELWSRVMVEDELMRTASGALHDRGWPPLG, encoded by the coding sequence GTGTCGTTTGTGCGGACGGTGGGCTCGGCCCTGGCACTGCCCGCCGAGATCACGCGCTGGATCGAGGAGCCCACCGGCTTCCCGATCGCCGCCGCGGACCGGATCCCCGGCGGCGGCATGCGGCAGGGCTGGTTCGTGGACCCGCGGGAGGCCGGCGGCGCGGTGCGCGAGCTCTTCCTGCGCTACAGCCCGCAACCGGAGAGCAGCGCGTTTCACGCCCTGGCGACCGAGGCGCAGGTGATCCAGGCGCTGCACCGCGCGGGCGCCCGGGTGCCGGCCGTGCACGCGGTCCATCCGGAGCGCGAGGCGGTGCTGCTCGACCGGATGCCCGGCGCCACCTGGTTCTACCGGATCGGCGATCCCGCCGAGCAGGTCCGGGTGGCGCAGGACTTCATCCGGCAGCTTTCCTTCGTGCACCGGCTGGGCGCGCTGGACATCCCGGCGCTGGGCCCGGCCCGGTCCGCGCGGGAGCACGCGCTGGAGCGCATCGAGGCCATTCGCGAACGGGCGAGCGCACCCGACGGCACGATGGACCCGCTGGTCCGGCTGAGCGCCGACTGGCTGGAACGGCACGTGCCGGACTACGACGGGCCGCTCGTGCTGGTCCAGGGCGACACCGGACCGGGCAACTTCCTCTACCAGGACGGCCGGGTGAGCGCGGTGCTGGACTGGGAGCTGTGCCACTGGGGCGACCCGATGGACGACATCGCCTGGCTGTCGCTGCGCACCGTGCAGGACACCTTCACCCACCTGCCGGACCGACTCGCCGAGTACACGGAGCTGACCGGGTTCCCGGTCGACCCGGAGCGGGTCTGGTACTACCGCGTCTTCGCCGAGACGACGATGGCGACGTTGCGCCCGAAGGAGACCGGGCACGCGCAGCCGCACGACGCCGGCAACCGGCTGCTCTACACGCAGCTGCATCGCCGGCTGTGGCTGGAGGCCCTGAACGTGGTACTGGGGCTGGATCTCCGGCGGCCGGAGCCACCCGTCCCCGCGGAACCCGAGCCCTGGCACCGTTTCTACCACGACGCACTGGGGATGCTGCGTACCGTCGCGCCGCGGATCGACGATCCCCTCGCGGCACAGTGGACGAAAGGCGTCGCCCGGCTGCTGCGCTACCTCAAGGAGACCGACGCGTCCGGGCGCGTGGAGGCGAGCCGGGAGCGCGCGCGGCTCTCGGCGTTGCTCGGCGACCCGGTCGAGTCCGTGGCAGCCGGGCGCGCCGGGCTCGCGCAGGCCCACCAGCGCGGTGCCGTCACCGACGAGCAGCTGCTCCGTGAGCTGTGGAGCCGGGTCATGGTCGAGGACGAGCTGATGCGGACGGCCTCGGGCGCGCTGCACGATCGCGGCTGGCCGCCGCTGGGCTGA
- a CDS encoding thiolase C-terminal domain-containing protein, with the protein MRATSDVAIVGVGATEYYRRGQSWPRTITELAGSAILAACEDAGLTAKDIDGFAYYSGAGAGYGQSMDTADFMETLGIPEVTFTAALTSGGGGAAGSIGLARAAIVAGDANVVVTVMALQQARQRLGSVFAAVPPSPLNSFIQPSGLSGPGHLMSVLTRRHMHDYGTRREAFAEIALSQRENAANRPKALKKEPLTRADYFNARMIAEPLCLYDFCLETDGAVAVITTSADRAKDLKQKPVPVVAAAHGGRREWGRAFGWMGMPGENFASSGHAPVAKHLYQRAGVGPADIDVALLYDHFSPMVLMQLEDYGFCAKGEGGEFVESGAIRYKGGSIPVNTHGGQLSEAYIIGMTHIKEGVEQMRGTAINQVPDAELALVSGGPAALPVSGLILGRDS; encoded by the coding sequence ATGAGGGCCACGAGTGATGTCGCCATAGTCGGAGTGGGCGCGACCGAGTACTACCGGCGTGGCCAGTCCTGGCCACGAACGATCACCGAGCTCGCCGGTTCGGCCATCCTGGCCGCCTGCGAAGACGCCGGGCTGACCGCGAAGGACATCGACGGCTTCGCCTACTACTCCGGCGCCGGCGCCGGCTACGGCCAGTCGATGGACACCGCGGACTTCATGGAGACCCTGGGCATCCCCGAGGTCACCTTCACCGCCGCGCTCACCTCCGGCGGCGGTGGCGCGGCCGGGTCCATCGGGCTCGCCCGCGCGGCGATCGTCGCCGGGGACGCCAACGTGGTGGTGACCGTGATGGCCCTGCAGCAGGCGCGGCAGCGGCTTGGCTCGGTCTTCGCCGCGGTGCCGCCCAGCCCGCTGAACTCCTTCATCCAGCCCTCGGGCCTGTCCGGCCCGGGGCACCTGATGTCGGTGCTGACCCGGCGCCACATGCACGACTACGGCACCCGCCGGGAGGCGTTCGCCGAGATCGCACTGTCCCAGCGGGAGAACGCGGCGAACCGGCCGAAGGCGCTCAAGAAGGAACCACTCACGCGGGCGGACTATTTCAACGCGCGGATGATCGCGGAACCGCTGTGCCTGTACGACTTCTGCCTCGAGACCGACGGCGCCGTCGCCGTGATCACCACCAGCGCGGACCGGGCGAAGGACCTGAAGCAGAAGCCGGTGCCGGTGGTCGCCGCGGCCCATGGCGGCAGGCGCGAGTGGGGCCGCGCGTTCGGCTGGATGGGCATGCCCGGCGAGAACTTCGCCTCCTCCGGGCACGCACCGGTGGCCAAGCACCTGTACCAGCGAGCGGGTGTCGGACCGGCCGACATTGACGTGGCGCTGCTCTACGACCACTTCTCCCCGATGGTGCTGATGCAGCTGGAGGACTACGGCTTCTGCGCGAAGGGCGAGGGCGGCGAGTTCGTGGAGAGCGGCGCCATCCGCTACAAGGGCGGCTCCATCCCGGTCAACACGCACGGCGGCCAGCTTTCCGAGGCCTACATCATCGGCATGACCCACATCAAGGAAGGCGTCGAACAGATGCGGGGCACGGCCATCAACCAGGTCCCCGACGCCGAACTCGCACTCGTCTCCGGCGGCCCCGCCGCGCTCCCGGTCTCCGGGCTCATCCTCGGGAGGGACTCATGA
- a CDS encoding enoyl-CoA hydratase/isomerase family protein, producing MDNVTLVVADGVGTISLNRPHRHNAIDDDTHEELEQAWQRAAADDAARVIVLRGEGPSFCSGRDTAQLGERVAGESDLAFVRRHQRARIAQLDSPKPVIAAVRGYALGGGLEMALAADIRIGATDVRMAFPEIRYGLMTDTGGSPLATLLAGPSRAKWLLMTGRQIDATVALGWGLLDEVVAPEELDGRVAELAREIAGKPPGALAMIKQTVDGMGRGPLRAALDAELLGQVALFAGADYQERKRARTEGAR from the coding sequence ATGGACAACGTCACGCTCGTGGTCGCCGACGGGGTCGGGACGATCTCGCTCAACCGGCCGCACCGGCACAACGCGATCGACGACGACACCCACGAAGAGCTCGAGCAAGCCTGGCAGCGAGCCGCGGCCGACGACGCGGCGAGGGTCATCGTGCTGCGCGGGGAAGGCCCGTCGTTCTGTTCGGGCCGGGACACCGCCCAGCTCGGCGAGCGCGTCGCGGGGGAGAGCGACCTGGCGTTCGTCCGCCGGCACCAGCGAGCGCGGATCGCCCAGCTGGACAGCCCGAAACCGGTGATCGCCGCGGTGCGCGGATACGCACTCGGTGGCGGGCTGGAGATGGCGCTGGCCGCCGACATCCGCATCGGCGCGACCGACGTGCGGATGGCGTTCCCGGAGATCCGCTACGGGCTGATGACCGACACCGGCGGCTCACCGCTGGCCACCCTGCTCGCCGGGCCGTCGCGGGCGAAGTGGTTGCTGATGACCGGCCGGCAGATCGACGCGACCGTCGCCCTCGGCTGGGGGTTGCTCGATGAGGTCGTGGCGCCGGAAGAACTGGACGGCCGGGTGGCAGAGCTGGCCCGCGAGATCGCAGGCAAGCCGCCCGGCGCGCTCGCGATGATCAAGCAGACCGTGGACGGGATGGGGCGCGGCCCGCTGCGCGCCGCCCTGGACGCGGAACTGCTCGGCCAGGTCGCGCTGTTCGCCGGCGCGGACTACCAGGAGCGCAAGCGCGCCCGCACGGAAGGTGCCCGCTGA
- a CDS encoding SDR family oxidoreductase produces MPLPEPPPAGTAMLPPGTFDGGVVLVTGGGTGLGRGIAVEFARLGAAVVVASRAEDHRRAGIEAVEEAGGRAIGVALDVREPEAVAAAFDEAERELGPVSVLVNNAAGNFPVLAEKLSLNGWRAVTGIVLDGTFACSTEFARRAMARGSGGAILNIGATYSWTGGPGTAHSAAAKAAVTNLTQSLAVEWAPHGIRVNGLAPGLFPHEDHHAALKAARPDSDRDGSTVPAGRVGRIHELGWAATYLCSPYAVYLSGHTMVLDGANWLRRGLRMPEFEPVAEQFGFSGKSS; encoded by the coding sequence ATGCCGTTGCCCGAACCGCCCCCGGCAGGCACGGCGATGCTGCCGCCGGGAACCTTCGACGGCGGCGTCGTGCTCGTCACCGGCGGTGGCACGGGCCTCGGCCGTGGCATCGCCGTGGAGTTCGCCCGTCTCGGCGCGGCCGTGGTCGTCGCGAGCCGGGCCGAGGACCACCGCCGGGCCGGGATCGAGGCCGTCGAGGAAGCCGGCGGCCGCGCGATCGGGGTGGCCCTCGACGTCCGCGAACCCGAAGCGGTCGCGGCCGCGTTCGACGAGGCCGAGCGCGAGCTGGGCCCGGTGTCCGTGCTGGTGAACAACGCGGCCGGGAACTTCCCCGTGCTGGCGGAAAAGCTGTCGCTCAACGGCTGGCGCGCGGTCACCGGGATCGTGCTCGACGGGACGTTCGCCTGCAGCACCGAGTTCGCCCGCCGGGCGATGGCGCGCGGTTCGGGCGGGGCGATCCTCAACATCGGGGCGACCTACTCGTGGACCGGCGGCCCCGGCACCGCGCATTCGGCGGCGGCGAAGGCCGCGGTGACCAACCTGACCCAGTCGCTGGCCGTCGAGTGGGCGCCGCACGGCATCCGGGTCAACGGCCTGGCGCCCGGCCTGTTCCCGCACGAGGACCACCACGCCGCGCTCAAGGCCGCCCGCCCGGACAGCGACCGCGACGGCTCGACGGTCCCGGCCGGGCGGGTCGGCCGGATCCACGAACTGGGCTGGGCAGCGACGTATCTCTGCTCGCCGTACGCGGTCTACCTCAGCGGCCACACGATGGTGCTCGACGGCGCGAACTGGCTCCGGCGTGGCCTGCGGATGCCCGAGTTCGAACCGGTCGCCGAGCAGTTCGGCTTCTCCGGGAAGAGTTCGTGA
- a CDS encoding FadR/GntR family transcriptional regulator encodes MVRTDGDAVRDGAIEEDDAREADAPERKLAAQVAHRLESDIIRRGWPVGEVLGSEQDLRERYRVSRSVLREAVRLAEHHQVARMRRGPGGGLFVCAPDAAPATRALVIYLEYVGTSVEDLMQARQLLEPLAVALAAERITEQDIERLRAGLDEEVERHDEAGIFAQDRVHVLLGELSGNPALQLFVDVLSRLTTRYAHTTRRIPKEEIDRGKAEARERHRVIVDAVIAGAAGRAEAETVAHLAGVSEWLLAHRARRGAKAAGRALEVSGAKLAEVVAARIHDEIARRGWPIGQVLGSEADLLARNGISRAVLREAVRLLEYHSVARMRRGPGGGLVVTEPDPGASIETMALYLDYRGVTAEDLRVVRDAVELGTLQQTIRRRAEPEVGQRLKAALARTGEPGPEGRSGSEAFHTELAEVSGNPVLALFLRILTELWTRHRAGTDTTPQPGPGALAEVEAVHERILDAVLAGDEGVARHRMRRHLEALTAWYH; translated from the coding sequence ATGGTCCGAACAGACGGCGACGCCGTGCGGGACGGGGCCATCGAGGAGGACGACGCCCGGGAGGCCGACGCGCCGGAGCGCAAGCTGGCCGCCCAGGTCGCGCACCGCCTGGAAAGCGACATCATCCGCCGCGGCTGGCCGGTCGGCGAGGTCCTCGGCTCGGAACAGGACCTGCGCGAACGCTATCGCGTGAGCCGCTCGGTGCTGCGCGAGGCCGTGCGGCTCGCCGAGCACCACCAGGTCGCCCGCATGCGCCGGGGCCCGGGCGGCGGGTTGTTCGTCTGCGCCCCCGACGCCGCGCCGGCCACCCGGGCGCTGGTGATCTACCTGGAGTACGTGGGGACCAGCGTCGAGGACCTGATGCAGGCCCGTCAGCTGCTGGAGCCGCTCGCGGTGGCGCTGGCCGCGGAACGGATCACGGAGCAGGACATCGAGCGGCTGCGCGCGGGGCTGGACGAGGAGGTCGAACGCCACGACGAGGCCGGCATCTTCGCCCAGGACAGGGTGCACGTGCTGCTCGGCGAGCTGTCCGGCAACCCGGCGCTGCAGCTGTTCGTCGACGTGCTGTCCAGGCTCACCACCCGCTACGCGCACACCACCCGGCGGATCCCCAAGGAGGAGATCGACAGGGGCAAGGCGGAGGCGCGGGAGCGGCACCGGGTCATCGTCGACGCCGTGATCGCCGGGGCGGCGGGCCGCGCCGAGGCCGAGACGGTGGCGCACCTGGCCGGGGTGAGCGAGTGGCTGCTGGCCCATCGCGCCCGCCGCGGCGCGAAGGCCGCCGGTCGCGCCTTGGAGGTCTCCGGCGCCAAGCTCGCCGAGGTGGTCGCCGCGCGGATCCACGACGAGATCGCCCGCCGCGGCTGGCCGATCGGCCAGGTGCTCGGTTCCGAAGCGGACCTGCTGGCCCGCAACGGCATCAGCCGTGCGGTGCTGCGGGAGGCCGTGCGGCTGCTGGAATACCACTCCGTCGCGCGGATGCGCCGCGGGCCCGGCGGCGGCCTGGTCGTGACCGAGCCCGACCCCGGGGCCAGCATCGAAACGATGGCCCTGTACCTGGACTATCGCGGGGTGACGGCGGAGGACCTGCGCGTGGTGCGGGACGCGGTCGAGCTGGGCACGCTGCAGCAGACCATCCGGCGGCGGGCGGAGCCGGAAGTCGGGCAGCGGCTGAAGGCGGCCCTCGCGCGGACCGGCGAGCCCGGCCCCGAGGGGCGGAGCGGCTCCGAGGCGTTCCACACCGAGCTGGCCGAGGTTTCGGGCAATCCCGTGCTCGCACTGTTCCTGCGGATCCTGACCGAACTGTGGACCCGGCACCGGGCGGGCACGGACACCACGCCGCAGCCGGGGCCCGGGGCGCTGGCCGAGGTCGAGGCGGTGCACGAGCGCATCCTGGACGCCGTGCTCGCCGGGGACGAAGGGGTGGCACGGCACCGGATGCGACGGCATCTCGAAGCGCTCACGGCCTGGTACCACTGA
- a CDS encoding SDR family NAD(P)-dependent oxidoreductase, which translates to MDGIDLSGQVALVTGGGAGIGQGIALGLAKRGAAVVVADIEPERAGHTVRMVADSGGDAIAVTTDVMDTAQVEAAVKTAEDRYGRLDILVNNAGGVRGRRFLDQSERSWRRHIDINLVSALSATWHAAHAMVRGGRGGAIVNVASIEASRAAPMYSVYAACKAGVVNFTRTMAVELGEHGIRVNCIAPDQTRTPGNSALRTGPVEEGALRVRPAEEQEALARYVPLGRAGHVDECGDVTAFLCSPLARYVTGVTVPVDGGTWASSGWVREDGGWGLYGKAGG; encoded by the coding sequence GTGGACGGCATCGATCTGTCCGGGCAGGTCGCCCTGGTCACCGGCGGCGGAGCCGGGATCGGGCAGGGCATCGCGCTCGGGCTGGCGAAGCGGGGTGCGGCGGTAGTGGTCGCGGACATCGAGCCGGAACGGGCCGGGCACACGGTGCGGATGGTCGCGGACAGCGGCGGTGACGCGATCGCGGTGACCACCGACGTGATGGACACCGCGCAGGTCGAGGCCGCGGTGAAGACCGCCGAGGACCGCTACGGCAGGCTCGACATCCTGGTCAACAACGCCGGTGGGGTGCGCGGGCGGCGGTTCCTGGACCAGAGCGAGCGCAGCTGGCGCAGGCACATCGACATCAACCTGGTGAGCGCGCTCTCGGCCACCTGGCACGCCGCGCACGCGATGGTCCGTGGCGGGCGTGGCGGCGCGATCGTCAACGTGGCGAGTATCGAGGCCAGCCGCGCCGCGCCGATGTACTCCGTCTACGCGGCGTGCAAGGCGGGCGTGGTCAACTTCACCCGCACGATGGCGGTGGAGCTCGGCGAGCACGGCATCCGGGTGAACTGCATCGCGCCCGACCAGACCCGCACACCGGGCAACTCGGCGCTGCGGACCGGGCCGGTCGAGGAAGGCGCGTTGCGGGTGCGGCCCGCCGAGGAGCAGGAGGCGCTCGCACGGTACGTGCCGCTGGGCCGTGCAGGGCACGTCGACGAATGCGGTGACGTGACGGCGTTCCTGTGTTCACCGCTGGCCCGTTACGTCACCGGGGTGACGGTGCCGGTCGACGGTGGCACGTGGGCCTCCAGCGGCTGGGTACGGGAGGACGGGGGCTGGGGCCTGTACGGGAAAGCCGGCGGCTGA
- a CDS encoding FAD binding domain-containing protein, with protein sequence MAVAGVACGLSVHDGTITRAAIAWFGMDPAPVRVDAAERALTGSAVPGLDLAEVAAAAVADLDPPDDQHASAGGRLRMGRALARRALAEAIEEARGNA encoded by the coding sequence CTGGCCGTCGCCGGTGTCGCATGTGGACTTTCCGTGCACGACGGCACGATCACCCGCGCCGCGATCGCCTGGTTCGGCATGGACCCGGCGCCGGTCCGCGTCGACGCCGCGGAACGCGCGCTGACCGGTTCGGCGGTGCCCGGCCTGGATCTGGCGGAGGTGGCGGCGGCCGCTGTCGCGGACCTCGATCCACCCGACGACCAGCACGCGTCGGCCGGCGGGCGCCTGCGGATGGGCCGGGCGTTGGCCCGCCGGGCGCTGGCCGAAGCGATCGAGGAGGCGCGGGGAAATGCCTGA